From a region of the Pseudomonas fulva 12-X genome:
- a CDS encoding alanine/glycine:cation symporter family protein — protein MLEVLNDFLSGKVLIVLIVGLGSYFTLRSRFVQFRHFAHMFSVFKDSIRSSGGQLSSFQALMLSLAGRVGAGNIAGVGIAVTLGGPGAVFWMWVTALVGMSSSFFECTLAQVYKRSDGDGLYRGGPAYYIQHGLKLRWMAMVFAVLLLVTYGFAFNGLQSFTVTHSLENAFNIPVQYSGIALAVLLGLVFIGGIKRIASVSDLLVPVKTLAYIAVTVYVIISQIDLVPGMLATIVKSAFGLEPAFAGLLGSAIVMGVKRGVFANEAGLGSAPNVAAVASVKHPAAQGVVQAFSVFLDTFVICTCTALLILLSGFYTPGFEGDGIVLTQNSLAAVVGDWGRTFISVALSLFVFTCILYNYYLGENALQFLVGRSKVALLTYRGLVLALICWGSMQNLGTVFAFADITMTCLAFVNLTALAMLIKVGLRVMKDYDEQRKAGIEQPVFDGSKFADLDLDRASWPTAKPAVDAQPQSAPELLSTQR, from the coding sequence ATGCTCGAAGTACTGAACGACTTCCTTTCCGGGAAAGTGTTGATCGTGCTTATCGTCGGCCTGGGTAGCTACTTCACCCTGCGCTCGCGTTTCGTCCAGTTCCGCCATTTCGCCCACATGTTCAGCGTGTTCAAGGACTCGATCCGCAGCAGCGGTGGCCAGCTCAGCTCCTTCCAGGCCCTGATGCTCAGCCTCGCCGGCCGGGTTGGCGCCGGTAACATCGCCGGTGTCGGCATCGCCGTGACCCTCGGCGGCCCAGGCGCCGTGTTCTGGATGTGGGTGACCGCTCTGGTCGGCATGTCCAGCAGCTTCTTCGAATGTACCCTGGCTCAGGTCTACAAGCGCAGCGACGGCGATGGCCTGTACCGCGGCGGCCCGGCCTACTACATTCAGCACGGCCTGAAGCTGCGCTGGATGGCGATGGTCTTCGCCGTACTGCTGCTGGTCACCTACGGCTTCGCCTTCAACGGCCTGCAGTCGTTCACCGTGACCCACTCGCTGGAAAACGCCTTCAACATCCCGGTCCAGTACAGCGGTATCGCCCTGGCCGTACTGCTGGGCCTGGTATTCATCGGCGGCATCAAGCGAATCGCTTCGGTGTCCGACCTGCTGGTTCCGGTCAAGACCCTGGCCTACATCGCCGTCACCGTGTACGTGATCATCAGCCAGATCGACCTGGTGCCGGGCATGCTGGCCACCATCGTCAAGAGCGCCTTCGGCCTCGAGCCGGCCTTCGCCGGTCTGCTGGGCAGCGCCATCGTCATGGGCGTGAAGCGCGGCGTGTTCGCCAACGAAGCCGGTCTGGGCAGCGCCCCGAACGTGGCTGCCGTGGCTTCGGTCAAGCACCCGGCCGCTCAGGGCGTGGTTCAGGCGTTCAGCGTGTTCCTCGACACCTTCGTGATCTGCACCTGCACCGCGCTGCTGATCTTGCTGTCGGGCTTCTACACCCCGGGCTTCGAAGGTGACGGCATCGTCCTGACCCAGAACTCCCTGGCTGCAGTGGTTGGTGACTGGGGCCGCACCTTCATCAGCGTCGCGCTGAGCCTGTTCGTGTTCACCTGCATCCTTTACAACTACTACCTCGGCGAGAACGCGCTGCAGTTCCTGGTTGGCCGCAGCAAGGTCGCCCTGCTGACCTACCGCGGCCTGGTCCTGGCGCTGATCTGCTGGGGTTCGATGCAGAACCTGGGCACCGTGTTCGCCTTCGCCGACATCACCATGACCTGCCTGGCGTTCGTCAACCTGACCGCCCTGGCCATGCTGATCAAAGTGGGCCTGCGCGTCATGAAGGACTACGACGAACAGCGCAAGGCCGGTATCGAACAGCCGGTATTCGACGGCTCCAAGTTCGCTGACCTGGACCTGGATCGCGCCTCCTGGCCGACCGCCAAGCCAGCCGTTGACGCTCAACCGCAGAGCGCACCGGAACTGCTGTCGACTCAGCGCTGA
- a CDS encoding asparaginase, with protein sequence MPAVQKLLVLYTGGTIGMQASASGLAPASGFEARLRAQQAEQHEQVPTWVFRELLPLIDSANMTQANWLAMVAAIRQGVEQDDCDGVLVLHGTDTLAYSAAALSFLLLGLPVPVVMTGSMLPAGADNSDAWPNLFGAMQALHDGVAPGVHLYFNGALMHGARVSKLSSDAFDAFQVVPRLRQGERLAELPAHIDFRQSRQTVNLLTLPLVPGLRASHLRALLDSGVQGLLLECYGSGTGPSDNAELLDVLREAHGRGVVLAAISQCARGHVEFGVYAAGSQLASVGLISAGGMTREAALGKLFALLGAGLAQDEVERLFSLDLCGERVEYGMD encoded by the coding sequence ATGCCTGCCGTACAAAAACTCCTCGTGCTGTATACCGGCGGCACCATCGGCATGCAGGCCAGCGCCAGCGGCCTGGCCCCCGCCTCCGGCTTCGAGGCACGCCTGCGCGCACAGCAAGCCGAGCAGCACGAACAGGTGCCGACGTGGGTATTTCGCGAGCTGCTGCCGCTGATCGACAGCGCCAACATGACCCAGGCCAACTGGCTGGCGATGGTCGCGGCGATCCGTCAAGGCGTCGAGCAGGACGACTGCGACGGCGTGCTGGTGCTGCACGGCACCGACACCCTGGCCTATAGCGCCGCGGCCCTGAGCTTCCTGCTGCTGGGGCTGCCGGTACCGGTGGTGATGACCGGCTCGATGCTGCCGGCCGGCGCCGACAACAGCGATGCCTGGCCCAACCTGTTCGGCGCCATGCAGGCGCTGCACGATGGCGTGGCACCTGGCGTGCACCTGTACTTCAACGGTGCGCTGATGCACGGCGCGCGGGTCAGCAAGCTGAGCAGCGATGCCTTCGATGCCTTCCAGGTCGTACCGCGCCTGCGCCAGGGCGAACGCCTGGCCGAACTGCCGGCGCACATCGACTTCCGCCAGAGCCGCCAGACGGTCAACCTGCTCACCCTGCCGCTGGTGCCGGGCCTGCGCGCCAGCCACCTGCGCGCCCTGCTGGACAGCGGCGTGCAGGGTTTGCTGCTGGAGTGCTACGGCAGCGGCACCGGCCCGTCGGACAACGCCGAACTGCTCGACGTACTGCGCGAGGCCCATGGCCGCGGCGTGGTGCTGGCAGCGATCAGCCAGTGCGCGCGCGGCCATGTGGAATTCGGTGTCTACGCGGCCGGCAGTCAGCTGGCCTCGGTGGGCCTGATCTCGGCGGGCGGCATGACCCGCGAGGCGGCGCTGGGCAAACTGTTCGCCCTGCTCGGTGCCGGCCTGGCGCAGGATGAAGTGGAGCGGCTGTTCAGCCTCGATCTGTGTGGCGAGCGTGTGGAGTATGGCATGGATTAG
- the glsB gene encoding glutaminase B, whose protein sequence is MQALLNEILDQVRPLIAQGKVATYIPALADVALDQLGIAVYGNDGELFTAGDAHTPFSIQSISKVFSLVQAIQHSGESIWERLGHEPSGQPFNSLVQLELENGRPRNPFINAGALVISDINQSRFAAPALSMRDFVRRLSGNPHVVIDRHIADSEYQHRARNAAMAYLMQSFGNFHNDVEMVLRNYFSYCALSMSCVDLVKAFCFLARDGFCKHSGEQILSARQTQQVNSIMATSGLYDEAGNFAYRVGLPGKSGVGGGIVAIVPGQYTICVWSPGLNKAGNSLAGMAALEVLSDRIGWSVF, encoded by the coding sequence ATGCAAGCGTTGTTGAATGAAATCCTCGACCAGGTTCGCCCACTGATCGCCCAGGGCAAGGTCGCCACCTATATTCCCGCCTTGGCCGATGTGGCGTTGGACCAGCTGGGTATCGCCGTCTACGGCAATGATGGCGAGCTGTTCACCGCCGGCGATGCGCACACGCCGTTCTCGATCCAGAGCATCTCAAAGGTGTTCAGCCTGGTGCAGGCCATCCAGCATTCCGGCGAGAGCATCTGGGAGCGCCTGGGCCACGAGCCGTCGGGCCAGCCGTTCAACTCCCTGGTGCAGCTGGAGCTGGAAAACGGCCGGCCGCGCAACCCGTTCATCAATGCCGGCGCGCTGGTGATCAGCGATATCAACCAGTCGCGCTTCGCCGCCCCGGCCCTGTCGATGCGCGACTTCGTGCGGCGCCTGTCGGGCAACCCCCATGTGGTGATCGACCGGCATATCGCCGACTCCGAATACCAGCACCGCGCGCGCAACGCGGCCATGGCCTACCTGATGCAGTCCTTCGGCAATTTTCACAACGATGTGGAAATGGTGCTGCGCAACTACTTCAGCTACTGCGCGCTGAGCATGAGCTGCGTGGACCTGGTCAAGGCGTTCTGCTTCCTGGCCCGCGACGGCTTCTGCAAGCACAGCGGTGAGCAGATTCTCAGCGCCCGGCAGACCCAGCAGGTCAATTCGATCATGGCCACCAGCGGTCTGTACGACGAGGCCGGCAACTTCGCCTACCGCGTCGGCCTGCCGGGCAAGAGCGGCGTGGGCGGCGGCATCGTCGCCATCGTGCCGGGGCAGTACACCATCTGTGTGTGGTCGCCGGGCCTCAACAAGGCGGGCAATTCCTTGGCGGGCATGGCAGCGCTGGAGGTGCTCAGCGATCGGATCGGCTGGTCTGTATTCTGA
- a CDS encoding homocysteine S-methyltransferase family protein: MSEQPLILLDGGMGRELQRRGAPFRQPEWSALALTEAPEQVEAVHAAYIASGSRVITSNSYAVVPFHIGEQRFAAEGRALAERAGQLARSAADKAGNGVRVAGSLPPLFGSYRPDLFQPERVTEVLTPLLDGLAPHVDLWLAETQSAIAEARAIHAHLPKDGKPFWLSFTLRDEDVDEVPRLRSGEPVAEAARAAAELGVEVLLFNCSQPEVIGDAIDAARDVFTSLGANIAIGAYANAFPPQPEEATANDGLDPLREDLDPPGYLRWVADWRARGASHLGGCCGIGPEHIAELARRL; the protein is encoded by the coding sequence ATGAGCGAGCAACCTCTGATTTTGCTGGATGGCGGCATGGGCCGGGAGCTGCAGCGCCGTGGCGCGCCGTTTCGCCAGCCGGAGTGGTCGGCCCTGGCGCTGACCGAGGCGCCGGAGCAGGTGGAGGCCGTGCACGCCGCCTATATCGCCAGCGGCAGCCGGGTGATCACCAGCAACAGCTACGCCGTGGTGCCCTTTCATATCGGTGAACAGCGCTTCGCCGCCGAAGGCCGTGCCCTGGCCGAGCGTGCCGGCCAGCTGGCCCGCAGCGCGGCGGACAAGGCGGGCAATGGCGTGCGCGTCGCCGGCTCGCTGCCGCCGCTGTTCGGCTCGTATCGCCCGGATCTGTTCCAGCCCGAGCGCGTCACCGAAGTGCTGACGCCGCTGCTCGACGGCCTCGCCCCTCACGTCGACCTGTGGCTGGCGGAAACCCAGAGCGCCATCGCCGAGGCGCGGGCCATTCACGCCCACCTGCCCAAAGACGGCAAGCCGTTCTGGCTGTCCTTCACCCTGCGCGATGAAGACGTGGATGAAGTGCCACGCCTGCGCTCCGGCGAGCCGGTGGCCGAGGCAGCCCGCGCGGCGGCCGAGCTGGGCGTGGAAGTGCTGCTATTCAACTGCAGCCAGCCGGAAGTGATCGGCGATGCCATCGACGCGGCGCGCGACGTGTTCACCAGCCTCGGTGCGAACATCGCCATCGGCGCCTATGCCAACGCCTTCCCGCCGCAACCTGAAGAAGCCACCGCCAACGACGGCCTCGACCCGCTGCGCGAAGACCTCGACCCGCCGGGCTACCTGCGCTGGGTTGCCGACTGGCGCGCCCGTGGTGCCAGCCACCTGGGCGGCTGCTGCGGCATCGGCCCGGAGCACATCGCCGAATTGGCCCGGCGCCTGTGA
- a CDS encoding ABC transporter substrate-binding protein translates to MKTTLLAALGLTLASVCNLALAGPTLDRIEKNGELVNVLMENYPPFSFLNDQNQLDGFDVDVAKAVADKLGVKLRLETPSWDVIAAGRWNGRYDICICSMTPSQARAQVFDFPVTYYASPAVIVVNASDDRIHSAKDLSGLKVGVTSASSYEGYLNKDLVIEGAEDKPLTYPFDAVQVAPYDNDTVAFHDLALGAGVRLDAILTNLVTAQPRIDQDKRFKLAGDALYAEPNAVAIEKDDAEWRAKVESVFAELRQDGTLAAISKKWIGSDISQ, encoded by the coding sequence GTGAAAACCACCCTGCTCGCCGCCCTCGGTCTGACCCTCGCTTCCGTCTGCAACCTGGCCCTGGCCGGCCCAACCCTCGACCGCATCGAGAAGAACGGCGAGCTGGTCAACGTGCTTATGGAAAACTACCCGCCGTTCTCCTTCCTGAACGATCAGAACCAGCTCGACGGCTTCGACGTCGATGTCGCCAAGGCCGTGGCCGACAAGTTGGGCGTCAAGCTGCGCCTGGAAACGCCGTCCTGGGACGTGATCGCCGCCGGCCGCTGGAACGGCCGTTACGACATCTGCATCTGCTCGATGACGCCCAGCCAGGCGCGTGCCCAGGTGTTCGACTTCCCGGTGACCTACTACGCATCGCCGGCGGTGATCGTGGTCAACGCCAGCGATGATCGCATCCACTCGGCCAAGGATCTCTCGGGCCTGAAGGTCGGCGTCACCAGCGCCTCCTCCTACGAGGGCTACCTGAACAAGGATCTGGTCATCGAAGGCGCCGAAGACAAGCCGCTGACCTACCCCTTCGACGCCGTGCAGGTCGCGCCCTACGACAACGACACCGTGGCGTTCCATGACCTGGCCCTGGGCGCCGGCGTACGCCTGGACGCCATCCTCACCAACCTGGTGACCGCTCAGCCGCGCATCGATCAGGACAAGCGCTTCAAGCTGGCGGGCGACGCGCTGTACGCCGAACCGAATGCCGTGGCCATCGAGAAGGACGACGCCGAGTGGCGCGCCAAGGTCGAGAGCGTCTTCGCAGAGCTGCGCCAGGACGGTACCCTGGCGGCCATCTCCAAGAAGTGGATCGGTTCCGATATCAGCCAATGA